One Granulicella sp. 5B5 DNA window includes the following coding sequences:
- a CDS encoding SPFH domain-containing protein — protein sequence MTPVLLLLLVAALFVLILIAKTYYTVRTATAGVVERFGKFVRITRPGLHLLMPFAERVYFVDLMVKQAQFSVETKTHDNVFVQIPVSVQYQVLDDKIADAFYKLSSPQKQIESFVFNSILGHVPKLTLDETFEQQSGISVAVKNELDQIMSGFGFNILTALVTDIIPDIKVKTAMNDINAAQRAQVAAQARGEAEKILKVKQAEAEAESKALQGNGIARERQAIIDGLSASIEHFQQGVPNTSAGEVMALVLLTQYFDTLRDIGTRGGTNTLFLPNNPGASNDFQTQILAGLRGGQIPMHGVDAPRVVLPERPENPPPPPVGTPGTPNPYVGS from the coding sequence ATGACGCCGGTTTTGTTGTTGCTGCTTGTCGCTGCGCTGTTTGTTCTGATTCTGATTGCGAAGACGTACTATACCGTGCGCACCGCTACAGCGGGTGTGGTGGAACGCTTTGGCAAGTTCGTTCGCATCACGCGGCCGGGGCTGCATCTGCTGATGCCATTCGCCGAGCGCGTGTACTTTGTCGACCTGATGGTGAAGCAGGCGCAGTTCTCGGTGGAGACCAAGACGCACGACAACGTGTTCGTTCAGATCCCGGTGAGCGTGCAATACCAGGTGCTGGATGACAAGATTGCCGATGCGTTTTACAAGCTGTCGAGCCCGCAGAAGCAGATTGAGAGCTTCGTGTTCAACTCGATCCTGGGGCATGTGCCGAAGCTGACGCTGGATGAGACGTTCGAGCAGCAGTCGGGGATTTCAGTGGCGGTGAAGAACGAGCTGGACCAGATCATGAGCGGGTTCGGCTTCAACATTCTTACCGCGCTGGTGACGGACATCATCCCGGACATCAAGGTGAAGACCGCGATGAACGACATCAACGCGGCGCAGCGCGCGCAGGTTGCGGCGCAGGCGCGCGGCGAGGCAGAGAAGATCCTGAAGGTAAAGCAGGCTGAGGCCGAAGCGGAGTCGAAGGCGCTGCAGGGCAACGGTATCGCGCGCGAGCGGCAGGCGATCATCGACGGCCTCTCCGCCTCGATCGAGCACTTCCAGCAGGGCGTTCCGAACACCTCTGCCGGCGAGGTTATGGCGCTGGTGCTGCTGACGCAGTACTTCGACACGCTGCGCGATATCGGAACGCGTGGGGGAACCAATACGCTCTTCCTGCCCAACAACCCGGGTGCATCGAATGACTTCCAGACGCAGATTCTTGCCGGGCTTCGCGGCGGGCAGATTCCCATGCACGGTGTCGACGCGCCACGCGTTGTGTTGCCGGAGCGGCCGGAGAATCCGCCGCCGCCCCCCGTCGGAACGCCGGGTACGCCGAACCCCTATGTGGGCAGCTAG
- a CDS encoding amidase: protein MQRLSRLAQASFAVSLCLAAPLLAQTPSQPTPPVSLPANLPVLSAAEQARLDPLLMEIDIPRLRALYAAHKLTVTQVTRWYITRIARYDGIYRDVQTVDATGALAIAKHEDANHSTPHGPLWGVPMVIKANTAIQGLPDTDGWAGFAIPGHEFIAPRDATVVARLRAAGVVILGITNMPDFAASDTNRSTAFGRTGNAYDVRFSPGGSSGGTVTAVTSNEAVLGTGTDTANSIRMPSGTSSVVGLLPTRGLTSIAGIAPLDWLRDNTGPISRNVTDVAIALGVMAGEDPLDFRTEGSAQKAQPGPYTQYLKKDALKGKRFGVPAFILATATSDYRGRSNGMQPETRAMLMQTLDQLRAAGATIVIDDNLLPASFLELIRKVDTQPYRKDGADQWLAAFGPAEYHTGAEYEKATGQPMPPVFTGAPRRPSPDTPPQTVLKTDPNADKNFFGPQREALAAYNDTLTKFHLDGLVYPSAQMPPPDETMPQNGQLSGGPHSATGWVNSIGIPAIVVPAGYYPNGLPFGLEIDTRQWHDGDLLGYAYAYEQATHLRKPPVLVEKGLLPIPQ from the coding sequence ATGCAGCGTCTCAGCCGTCTCGCGCAAGCCAGCTTCGCCGTCTCTCTCTGCCTCGCCGCCCCGCTCCTCGCGCAGACGCCCTCGCAGCCCACGCCGCCCGTCTCGCTCCCCGCAAATCTCCCTGTACTCTCCGCAGCCGAGCAGGCGCGGCTCGACCCGCTGCTCATGGAAATCGACATCCCGCGCCTTCGCGCGCTCTACGCCGCGCACAAGCTCACCGTCACGCAGGTCACGCGCTGGTACATCACCCGCATCGCGCGTTACGACGGCATCTATCGCGACGTGCAGACCGTCGACGCCACCGGCGCGCTCGCCATCGCCAAACACGAAGACGCCAACCACTCCACCCCGCATGGCCCGCTCTGGGGCGTCCCCATGGTCATCAAAGCCAACACCGCCATCCAGGGCCTCCCCGACACCGACGGCTGGGCCGGCTTCGCCATCCCCGGCCATGAGTTCATCGCGCCCCGCGATGCCACCGTCGTCGCCCGCCTCCGTGCCGCAGGAGTCGTTATTCTCGGCATCACCAACATGCCCGACTTTGCCGCCAGCGACACCAACCGCTCCACCGCCTTTGGCCGCACCGGCAACGCGTATGACGTCCGCTTTTCTCCCGGCGGCTCCTCCGGGGGCACCGTCACGGCAGTCACCTCGAACGAAGCCGTGCTTGGCACCGGCACCGATACTGCCAACTCCATCCGCATGCCGTCGGGCACCAGCTCCGTCGTCGGCCTGCTGCCCACGCGCGGCCTCACCTCCATCGCCGGCATCGCGCCGCTCGACTGGCTCCGCGACAACACCGGCCCCATCTCCCGCAACGTCACCGACGTCGCCATAGCCCTCGGTGTGATGGCCGGTGAAGACCCGCTCGACTTCCGCACAGAAGGCTCCGCGCAGAAAGCCCAACCCGGTCCCTACACGCAGTACCTCAAGAAGGACGCGCTCAAAGGCAAACGTTTCGGCGTCCCCGCCTTCATCCTCGCCACAGCTACCAGCGACTACCGTGGCCGCTCCAACGGCATGCAGCCCGAGACACGCGCCATGCTGATGCAGACACTCGACCAGCTCCGCGCCGCCGGCGCCACCATCGTCATCGACGACAACCTGCTGCCTGCATCCTTCCTCGAGCTCATCCGCAAGGTCGACACACAGCCCTATCGCAAGGACGGAGCCGACCAGTGGCTCGCCGCCTTCGGCCCCGCCGAATACCACACCGGCGCCGAGTACGAAAAAGCCACCGGCCAGCCCATGCCGCCCGTCTTCACCGGCGCGCCGCGCAGGCCGTCACCTGACACGCCTCCACAGACCGTCCTCAAGACTGACCCCAACGCCGACAAAAACTTCTTCGGCCCGCAGCGCGAAGCCCTCGCCGCCTACAACGACACCCTCACAAAGTTCCACCTCGACGGCCTCGTCTACCCCAGCGCCCAGATGCCTCCGCCCGACGAGACCATGCCGCAAAACGGCCAGCTCTCCGGCGGCCCACACTCCGCCACCGGCTGGGTCAACAGTATCGGCATCCCGGCCATCGTGGTGCCCGCAGGCTACTATCCCAACGGCCTGCCCTTCGGCCTCGAAATCGACACACGCCAGTGGCACGACGGCGACCTGCTCGGCTACGCGTATGCCTATGAGCAGGCCACCCACCTCCGCAAACCACCCGTGCTTGTAGAAAAGGGCCTGCTGCCGATCCCGCAGTAG
- a CDS encoding DNA-3-methyladenine glycosylase I — protein MTTAKKSPDATSLPRCTWAQNDPMMRHYHDAEWGVPEHDSRALWELLMLEGFQAGLSWSIILRKREGFRKAFKGFDPKKVARFTEADIERLMQDEGIVRARAKIVATIAGARIYLAMQKADEDFADYVWSFTKGKSVHDSWDQTGPIPAKTPLAEIVSKDLKKRGFKFCGPVIVYSWLQAAGIVNDHATACFRRKAVKRSPL, from the coding sequence GTGACCACCGCGAAGAAATCGCCCGACGCCACCTCCCTGCCCCGCTGCACCTGGGCCCAAAACGACCCCATGATGCGCCACTACCATGACGCCGAGTGGGGCGTGCCCGAGCACGACAGCCGCGCGCTATGGGAACTGTTGATGCTCGAAGGCTTTCAGGCCGGGCTCTCTTGGTCCATCATCCTGCGCAAGCGCGAGGGCTTTCGCAAAGCGTTCAAAGGATTCGACCCAAAGAAAGTCGCGCGCTTCACCGAGGCAGACATCGAGCGCCTGATGCAGGACGAGGGCATCGTCCGCGCCCGCGCCAAGATCGTAGCCACCATCGCCGGCGCGCGGATCTACCTCGCCATGCAGAAGGCCGACGAAGACTTCGCCGATTATGTCTGGAGCTTCACCAAGGGCAAGTCCGTGCACGACTCCTGGGACCAGACCGGCCCCATCCCCGCCAAAACTCCGCTTGCCGAGATCGTCTCCAAAGACCTGAAGAAGCGTGGCTTCAAGTTCTGCGGCCCGGTCATCGTCTACTCCTGGCTGCAGGCAGCGGGCATCGTCAACGACCACGCAACAGCGTGCTTTCGCCGCAAGGCCGTCAAGCGCAGCCCGCTCTAG